A genomic segment from Arcobacter acticola encodes:
- the purE gene encoding 5-(carboxyamino)imidazole ribonucleotide mutase, with protein MNFVSIIMGSKSDYEIMKNCSDTFEKFNVKYEMIISSAHRSPERTKDYVKEAEEKGAVAFIAAAGMAAHLAGALAAATTKPIIGVPMKGGAMDGMDAMLSTVQMPAGMPVATVALGKAGAINAAYLAMQILAISDKELAIKLKEDRIVKAKAVETDSKDIEVLL; from the coding sequence ATGAATTTTGTATCTATTATCATGGGTAGTAAATCTGATTATGAAATTATGAAAAACTGTTCAGACACATTTGAAAAATTTAATGTAAAATATGAGATGATTATTTCTTCAGCTCACAGAAGTCCTGAAAGAACTAAAGATTATGTAAAAGAAGCAGAAGAAAAAGGTGCTGTTGCATTTATTGCAGCTGCTGGAATGGCAGCTCATTTAGCTGGAGCTTTAGCAGCAGCTACAACTAAACCTATTATTGGAGTACCTATGAAAGGTGGTGCAATGGATGGTATGGATGCAATGCTTTCAACTGTTCAAATGCCAGCAGGAATGCCTGTTGCTACTGTTGCACTTGGAAAAGCTGGAGCTATAAATGCAGCTTATTTAGCAATGCAAATTTTAGCTATTTCAGATAAAGAGTTAGCAATAAAATTAAAAGAAGATAGAATCGTTAAAGCAAAAGCTGTAGAGACTGATTCAAAAGATATAGAAGTACTTTTATAA
- a CDS encoding glycosyltransferase family 9 protein: MIFFRVTQNINIKTTDGTLVNYFRLKVPSNLENETVYITTYDDFKDIKDIFAKVDKDKYFAKTLIEKTVRSIPTFPKELGISNINEFENREKPAYLEFANTKQVDIFKQLKHIEKDEVRFAFIGGLGSSISDIISSCTALRILHKKLNEVYKNIKFDIFIKASNNSFYTRDKEIYETQDYINAVFPLSLTTKKLCEYDYYFDNSFDIGIALGTPLNNVDKWLYKFGIDYKKIDKNEKYNQLDISKYKVSSSLVKKIEDAKIKGKLLLFQPYSANINKSIPQAVAISFLKELLQKADDYIVISTLQIDAKIKEDNYIDLSKESKNLNDFIYIVSCMDKIITTDTSTYHISDAFMVPTVGLFTQNDFEIKSKYYKYLKTIYVKDESKNLSKFIYENESLTFYKFESWKKVKIKQIIKLLDKF; this comes from the coding sequence ATGATATTTTTTAGAGTTACTCAAAATATAAATATTAAAACTACAGATGGTACTTTAGTTAATTACTTTAGATTAAAAGTGCCATCAAACTTAGAAAATGAAACGGTATACATTACAACTTATGATGATTTCAAAGATATAAAAGATATATTTGCAAAAGTTGATAAAGACAAATATTTTGCTAAAACTTTAATTGAAAAAACCGTTAGATCAATACCCACTTTTCCAAAAGAACTTGGAATTTCAAATATTAATGAATTTGAAAATAGAGAAAAACCAGCTTATTTAGAATTTGCAAATACAAAACAAGTAGATATTTTTAAACAATTAAAACATATTGAAAAAGATGAAGTTAGATTTGCTTTTATAGGTGGTTTAGGTTCAAGCATTAGTGATATTATCTCTTCGTGTACAGCTTTAAGAATTTTGCATAAGAAATTAAATGAAGTATATAAAAATATTAAATTTGATATATTTATAAAGGCTTCAAATAATAGTTTTTATACAAGAGACAAAGAAATTTATGAAACACAAGATTATATAAATGCTGTATTCCCTTTAAGTTTAACAACGAAAAAATTATGTGAATATGACTATTATTTTGATAATAGTTTTGATATTGGAATAGCTTTAGGTACACCTTTAAATAATGTTGATAAATGGCTTTATAAATTTGGAATTGATTATAAAAAAATAGATAAAAATGAAAAATATAATCAACTTGATATTTCAAAGTATAAAGTTTCAAGTAGCCTAGTAAAAAAAATAGAAGATGCAAAAATAAAAGGTAAACTACTTTTATTTCAGCCATATTCTGCAAATATAAATAAATCAATTCCCCAAGCTGTTGCTATTTCATTTTTAAAAGAGTTATTACAAAAGGCGGATGATTATATTGTAATATCTACATTGCAAATTGATGCTAAAATAAAAGAAGATAATTATATTGATTTATCAAAAGAATCAAAAAATTTAAATGATTTCATATATATAGTTTCATGTATGGATAAAATTATAACAACAGATACATCAACATATCATATTAGTGATGCTTTTATGGTTCCTACTGTTGGGCTTTTCACTCAAAATGATTTTGAAATAAAAAGTAAATATTATAAATATTTAAAAACTATATATGTAAAAGATGAATCAAAAAATCTCTCAAAATTCATATATGAAAATGAAAGTTTGACTTTTTATAAATTTGAATCATGGAAGAAGGTAAAGATAAAGCAGATTATAAAACTATTAGATAAGTTTTGA
- a CDS encoding peptidase U32 family protein, whose product MDNKKVELLSPAGNLEKLKIAIKYGADAVYAGVSHFSLRIRAGKEFTFETFKEGIDYAHAHGKKVYATINGFPFNSQIELLKKHIATMASLEPDGFIVAAPGVVKLCREIAPQIDIHLSTQANVLNYLDAQVFWDMGVKRIVVAREISLKDVVEIKKHLPDMEIEIFVHGSMCFAYSGRCLVSAVQMGRVPNRGSCANDCRFEYTLYAVNEDHNTLFRLEEEPGVGTYIFNSKDMNLASHIQEILDSGAVDSLKIEGRTKSPYYAAVTAKAYRSAIDDYYDDKYDADKYQRELHTTKNRGFTDAYLIHRPFEKTDSQNHDYALSKGSYEVTGLVTEDEEHFLCKYKVYPNEDIEIFTPTGEVLEEAENEIGKIFKKGDLYYINFKKILTETNKELESVHSGNVNKIKLPGKLPYLTMFRVENVTEIIE is encoded by the coding sequence ATGGACAATAAAAAAGTAGAGTTATTATCACCTGCTGGAAATTTAGAAAAATTAAAAATAGCTATCAAATATGGTGCAGATGCAGTGTATGCAGGTGTTAGTCACTTTAGTTTAAGAATTAGAGCTGGTAAAGAGTTCACATTTGAAACATTTAAAGAAGGAATTGATTATGCCCATGCCCATGGTAAAAAAGTGTATGCAACAATCAATGGATTTCCTTTTAATTCACAAATTGAACTACTAAAAAAACATATAGCTACAATGGCTTCACTTGAGCCAGATGGTTTTATTGTTGCAGCTCCAGGAGTTGTAAAATTATGTAGAGAAATTGCACCTCAAATTGATATTCATTTATCAACACAAGCAAATGTTTTAAACTATCTTGATGCTCAAGTATTTTGGGATATGGGAGTAAAAAGAATCGTTGTTGCTAGAGAAATTTCATTAAAAGATGTTGTTGAAATAAAAAAACATTTACCAGATATGGAAATAGAAATTTTTGTACATGGTTCTATGTGTTTTGCTTATTCAGGACGTTGTTTAGTATCTGCTGTTCAAATGGGAAGAGTTCCAAATAGAGGAAGCTGTGCAAATGACTGTAGATTTGAATACACATTATATGCTGTAAATGAAGATCACAATACTTTATTTAGATTAGAAGAAGAACCAGGTGTTGGTACATATATCTTTAACTCAAAAGATATGAACTTAGCATCACATATACAAGAAATACTAGATTCAGGTGCAGTAGATTCTCTTAAAATTGAAGGAAGAACAAAATCACCATATTATGCAGCAGTAACAGCAAAAGCATATAGAAGTGCTATTGATGACTATTATGATGATAAATATGATGCCGATAAATATCAAAGAGAACTTCATACTACAAAAAATAGAGGTTTTACCGATGCTTATTTAATTCATAGACCATTTGAAAAAACAGATTCACAAAATCATGATTACGCATTAAGCAAAGGTTCATATGAAGTTACAGGATTAGTAACAGAAGATGAAGAACACTTCTTATGTAAATATAAAGTTTATCCAAATGAAGATATTGAAATTTTTACTCCAACAGGTGAAGTTTTAGAAGAAGCTGAGAATGAAATTGGGAAAATCTTTAAAAAAGGTGACCTGTATTATATTAACTTCAAAAAAATATTAACAGAGACAAATAAAGAGTTAGAATCAGTTCATAGTGGAAATGTAAATAAAATTAAATTACCAGGGAAACTTCCGTATTTAACTATGTTTAGAGTTGAAAACGTTACAGAAATTATCGAATAA
- a CDS encoding methyl-accepting chemotaxis protein: MFEKYAEVGITIIVVSLSVTIDSLYSINKLSNENINRYKEESYAKKELELKNYVSLAMKTVESYHERTAIDKIKVEVQDDLKKQTNFLFSILESEYIKLKDVLSEDALKQRLKSIVDATRYGDSGYFWVNDTNAVMVIHPIKPALNGKDLSAFKDDAGKQIFSEFAALAKKNGEGFVDYVWAKPGFEKPQPKVSFIKLFKPYNWVVGTGEYVSDVSSKIQEESKKAIADMRYGKDGYFWINDSSPKMVMHPIKPALVGQDLSENKDAKGKKHFVEMVEVVKNNKDGGLVKYFWDRPEKKGDPREKFSYVQKFEPWDWIIGTGAYVDDIEADVALMEEKTKEEINNIILSISIFSLIAIFIVYLIYSYLIKKMIIKPLENLNDAILDISSNNSSSDIIEKTSNDEIGHLVDSFNGYVSKLKAGYEEDSKVIEEVDSVIEKVNNGFYVYKIEKTSSNAQVMKLRDSINSMISKTNDNLTNLNNILMQYGNSDFTPNSKITESSKANGIISSLIASSQLIGIAVSEFLSMIVESGKKLNNDTTILSTSANRLSSSANEQAASLEETAAAVEEITSIVKSSVQKVYQMSTLANELQVSSKDGETLALKTTRAMDDIDSQVKSINDAITVIDQIAFQTNILSLNAAVEAATAGEAGRGFAVVAAEVRNLAARSAEAAKEIKGIVASATSKANEGKVIANNMISGYTILNTKINETISLIEDVSQASREEEKGIIQINDAVNALDQATQVNANSATTISGLANEVSKLSDTLLQIADRAKFKISTKEEIQDIDLVFNISKLKNDHIKFKMVNFEKVGTTKTAWTVTKPNECALGKWLIEQENIGKSFTKTDNWSQLKVHHNLVHSSVQDYINEDCKADPDKNLLSNFSSTLDSATSNVFKSLDQLKKDNVLVKKVEAKNDNFSSKSEMKIEKKEISKEPYKAPIKPVVSTKPIPNVITSSKKDDDEWESF; encoded by the coding sequence TTGTTTGAAAAATATGCGGAAGTCGGGATCACAATTATTGTGGTTTCATTGTCTGTTACTATTGATTCACTTTATTCTATTAATAAACTTTCAAATGAAAATATTAATAGATACAAAGAAGAATCTTATGCTAAAAAAGAATTAGAGTTGAAAAACTATGTCTCATTAGCTATGAAAACAGTAGAGTCTTATCATGAAAGAACTGCAATTGATAAGATTAAAGTTGAAGTTCAAGATGATTTAAAGAAGCAAACTAATTTTTTATTTTCAATATTAGAATCAGAATATATTAAATTAAAAGATGTTCTTTCAGAAGATGCATTAAAACAAAGATTAAAATCAATTGTTGATGCCACAAGATATGGAGATAGCGGTTATTTTTGGGTTAATGACACAAATGCTGTAATGGTTATTCATCCAATAAAACCAGCATTAAATGGTAAAGATTTATCTGCATTTAAAGATGATGCGGGAAAACAAATTTTCTCAGAATTTGCAGCACTTGCTAAAAAAAATGGTGAAGGATTTGTGGATTATGTATGGGCAAAACCAGGATTTGAAAAACCACAACCAAAAGTTTCATTTATAAAGCTATTTAAACCTTATAATTGGGTAGTTGGAACAGGTGAGTATGTATCTGATGTATCTTCTAAAATACAAGAAGAATCAAAAAAAGCTATTGCTGACATGAGATATGGTAAAGACGGATATTTTTGGATAAATGATTCTAGCCCTAAAATGGTAATGCATCCAATAAAACCAGCATTAGTTGGACAAGATTTATCTGAAAACAAAGATGCTAAAGGGAAAAAACATTTTGTTGAAATGGTAGAAGTTGTAAAAAACAACAAAGATGGTGGTTTAGTTAAATATTTCTGGGATAGACCAGAGAAAAAAGGTGATCCTCGAGAAAAGTTTTCATATGTACAAAAATTTGAACCTTGGGATTGGATTATTGGTACGGGTGCATATGTAGATGATATTGAAGCTGATGTTGCTTTAATGGAAGAAAAAACTAAAGAAGAGATAAATAATATAATTTTAAGTATTTCTATCTTTTCTCTAATAGCTATTTTTATAGTATATTTGATTTATAGTTATTTGATTAAAAAAATGATAATAAAACCTCTTGAAAATTTAAATGATGCAATTTTAGATATTTCTTCAAATAATTCTTCAAGTGATATTATTGAAAAAACATCAAATGATGAAATAGGTCATTTAGTAGATAGTTTCAATGGTTATGTGAGTAAACTAAAAGCTGGATATGAAGAAGATTCAAAAGTTATTGAGGAAGTTGACTCTGTTATTGAAAAAGTTAATAATGGATTTTATGTGTATAAAATTGAAAAAACTTCATCTAATGCACAAGTTATGAAATTAAGAGATTCTATAAACTCAATGATTTCTAAAACAAATGATAATTTAACTAATTTAAATAATATTTTAATGCAATATGGTAATTCAGATTTTACTCCAAATAGTAAAATTACTGAATCTTCAAAAGCAAATGGTATTATTTCTTCATTGATTGCAAGTTCTCAACTAATTGGAATTGCAGTTTCAGAATTTTTATCAATGATTGTAGAAAGTGGTAAGAAATTAAATAATGATACAACTATATTATCAACATCTGCAAATAGATTATCATCTTCAGCAAATGAACAAGCAGCTTCACTAGAAGAAACAGCAGCAGCTGTTGAAGAAATTACATCAATTGTAAAATCAAGCGTTCAAAAAGTTTACCAAATGTCAACACTTGCAAATGAACTACAAGTTTCTTCAAAAGATGGTGAGACATTAGCACTTAAAACTACAAGAGCTATGGATGATATAGATAGTCAAGTAAAATCAATAAACGATGCAATTACAGTAATTGATCAAATTGCATTCCAAACAAATATTCTTTCTTTAAATGCAGCCGTTGAAGCGGCAACTGCAGGTGAAGCAGGACGAGGATTTGCAGTTGTTGCAGCAGAAGTTAGAAACCTAGCTGCAAGAAGTGCTGAAGCTGCTAAAGAGATTAAAGGGATAGTTGCATCTGCTACTTCAAAAGCAAATGAAGGAAAAGTGATTGCTAATAATATGATTAGTGGTTACACAATTTTAAACACTAAAATTAACGAGACAATTTCATTAATAGAAGATGTATCTCAAGCAAGTAGAGAAGAAGAAAAAGGAATTATTCAAATCAATGATGCTGTTAATGCTCTTGATCAAGCTACTCAAGTTAATGCAAACTCTGCAACTACAATTAGTGGTTTAGCAAATGAAGTTTCAAAATTATCTGATACATTACTTCAAATTGCAGATAGAGCTAAATTTAAAATATCAACAAAAGAAGAAATTCAAGATATTGATTTAGTATTTAATATTTCAAAACTTAAAAATGATCATATAAAATTCAAAATGGTAAATTTTGAAAAAGTTGGAACTACAAAAACAGCATGGACAGTTACAAAACCAAATGAATGTGCCTTAGGTAAATGGTTAATAGAACAAGAAAATATAGGAAAATCATTTACAAAAACAGATAATTGGTCACAGTTAAAAGTTCATCATAATTTAGTACATTCAAGTGTACAAGATTATATAAATGAAGATTGTAAAGCTGATCCTGATAAAAATCTTTTAAGCAATTTCTCTAGTACATTAGATAGTGCTACAAGTAATGTATTTAAATCATTAGATCAGTTAAAAAAAGATAATGTTTTAGTTAAAAAAGTAGAAGCAAAAAATGATAATTTTTCTTCAAAATCAGAAATGAAAATAGAGAAAAAAGAAATATCTAAAGAACCTTATAAAGCACCTATTAAACCTGTAGTTTCTACTAAACCAATACCTAATGTAATTACTTCTTCAAAAAAAGATGACGATGAGTGGGAAAGCTTTTAA